ATGGCATGCCAGATGACGGCCACGCAATCGCTTATCATTTAAAGAGGTTTGTGGGGTCGGTCACACGAAAAagaaatcgaaaaaaaaagaatcttacataaaaaaaagggggaggaaatgcAAGAAGGGGGGTAAATTGAGTGTACTGTCTCCTTCAAATAATTTCtcacatataaatatacatatacatgtacattcCACGCGTGGTCATTTTATGGGgaagggaaattttttttttttgctgcacaTGTTGTGTAGTTTGGAATCTATGATGGGGTGACTGCTCCTAATTTTTCCGTTCCCTCAGGGTTGCttttatttctatatttttgtgTTGACACTTTTCAGCGTGGTTTTCTCATTTGCCAGGTCGGCCTAGATGATGGCCATGTTGTGGGCCGAGTTGTCTGAAATGGTTTTCCCGCACAAGTGGCATTTGCCCAATTTGTAGGCGCTAAAGGGGAGGggataaaaaggggggatgaGAGGAAGGGGGAGATGATAGGAAGGAGGGAATTCCTTTGGGGGATGGACCCATCACAGATAAGTGTGCATATGTAGGCAGATATGCACACATGAGTGTACGCGTGCGACGGTGGGGCCCTCTAGCTGGCTAACCATGTAGAGCAGTATTTTCCGTCAAAGTGCAGTTGGCTGTTGCACTTTTTGCACTTGCTCCTATTGGGGTTAAACCTagtggaaaaaaggggaaaaaaagggaaaaatggagaagcaaaaagttACATCTTCAAAAGTGCGCcctttaaatgaaaaaagctGTGTAGGCTAAAAGCGACGGGGGAAgacacatttttgtgcagCTCGCGTGGGCATACTTTTGCTTATTGTTTCTGTATTCCAGCAGTTTGTTCCCTCCATAAGACCTGCTTGAGCCTGTCGAGGAAAATGCGTTGcgtgaattatttttttcctgaggACAAGTTGCACATGCGCTATTTATAAGAAATGCAATTGGTTCATCGCAAAGGGGGGTTTATGGCGGCATAGTTTCGTTCAAAAGGGCAGGAAAATGCGCATGAAATTTTGTGCACATATAGAGGTATACGTATGCCTATTTATCGAAGAGGTCCC
The DNA window shown above is from Plasmodium vivax chromosome 9, whole genome shotgun sequence and carries:
- a CDS encoding hypothetical protein (encoded by transcript PVX_092870A) encodes the protein MPCDKCEKKLKKLPTPDVKNSSSRSYGGNKLLEYRNNKQKFNPNRSKCKKCNSQLHFDGKYCSTCAYKLGKCHLCGKTISDNSAHNMAII